In Deinococcus psychrotolerans, a genomic segment contains:
- a CDS encoding Mrp/NBP35 family ATP-binding protein, giving the protein MREAVLEVLRSVNDPELHRDLVSLGMIERIDVAGSDITVKVNLTTPACPLKATIERDVREAVMSVTGVESVTVEFGAQVRMPSTPPMPGVKNVLLIGSGKGGVGKSSVAVNIACALAQSGASVGLMDADVYGPSVAHMLGKSSAKLTGNAERKMMPLEAHGIRFISMANLSPAGQALVWRGPMLHSAIQQFLKDAAWGELDYLIVDLPPGTGDVQLSLTQSVQVTGAVIVTTPQDVALIDAARAIDMFRKANVPILGIIENMSYFEAPDTGHIYDLFGRGGASKLGNYPVLGEVPLDTDVRQDADNGTPAVISHPQAAASIALRQIAQNLAGRVSVQTLTELPMAQLA; this is encoded by the coding sequence ATGCGAGAAGCTGTCCTTGAAGTCCTGCGCTCAGTCAACGATCCCGAACTACACCGCGACCTGGTCTCGCTGGGGATGATTGAACGTATTGATGTGGCCGGCAGCGACATCACCGTTAAAGTCAACTTGACCACTCCGGCTTGCCCCCTCAAAGCCACCATCGAGCGCGACGTGCGGGAAGCCGTGATGTCGGTTACGGGCGTCGAATCGGTCACGGTCGAGTTTGGCGCACAAGTCAGAATGCCCAGCACCCCGCCGATGCCCGGCGTCAAAAACGTGCTGCTGATCGGCAGCGGCAAGGGCGGCGTGGGCAAGTCGTCAGTGGCGGTCAACATCGCCTGCGCATTGGCCCAGTCCGGCGCGAGCGTGGGTCTCATGGACGCCGACGTGTACGGCCCCTCAGTGGCGCACATGTTGGGCAAAAGCAGCGCCAAGCTCACCGGCAACGCCGAGCGCAAGATGATGCCGCTCGAAGCGCACGGCATCCGCTTTATCAGCATGGCCAACCTCTCCCCCGCCGGTCAGGCGCTGGTCTGGCGCGGGCCGATGCTGCATTCGGCCATTCAGCAGTTTCTCAAAGACGCGGCGTGGGGCGAGCTCGATTACCTGATCGTAGATCTGCCGCCCGGCACCGGCGACGTGCAGCTCTCGCTGACCCAGAGCGTGCAGGTCACCGGTGCGGTGATCGTGACCACGCCGCAGGACGTGGCCCTGATTGACGCCGCCCGCGCCATCGATATGTTCCGCAAAGCCAACGTGCCGATTTTGGGCATCATCGAGAATATGAGTTACTTCGAAGCTCCCGACACCGGACATATCTACGACTTATTCGGGCGCGGCGGAGCCAGCAAGCTCGGCAATTATCCGGTTCTGGGCGAAGTGCCGCTCGACACCGATGTCAGGCAAGACGCCGACAACGGCACGCCCGCCGTGATCTCGCATCCGCAGGCGGCGGCCTCCATTGCCCTGCGGCAAATCGCCCAGAACCTTGCCGGACGGGTCAGTGTGCAGACCCTTACCGAGTTGCCGATGGCACAACTGGCGTAA
- a CDS encoding helix-turn-helix transcriptional regulator: MTAVAVIPAAHLPERTPERTKDKLLEAVKECDCATAQTLADKLNLSVPAIRRHLQDLQDAGHLDVRSEKPGGRGRPQHVYVLTEAGEATFPKAYASLCVDVLRHVDSLFGEGAVMRVLDARQLDLYETLAPLLSRHGDLGSKLEALAEALCQHGYAARAYQEGGQWYLSQRNCPAPAVAKAFPELCQTELNLYRELLGVPISREARLSCGAAECRYKVG; encoded by the coding sequence GTGACTGCCGTTGCCGTCATTCCTGCCGCTCATTTGCCGGAGCGCACCCCAGAGCGCACCAAAGACAAGCTGCTGGAAGCGGTCAAGGAATGCGACTGCGCCACTGCCCAGACCCTTGCCGACAAACTTAACTTGAGCGTCCCGGCGATCCGGCGGCATTTGCAAGACCTGCAAGACGCCGGACACCTGGATGTCCGCAGCGAGAAACCCGGTGGTCGGGGCCGTCCGCAGCACGTGTATGTGCTGACGGAAGCGGGCGAGGCGACCTTTCCCAAAGCCTACGCTTCGCTGTGCGTGGACGTGCTCAGGCATGTGGATAGCCTGTTTGGCGAGGGCGCGGTGATGCGGGTATTGGACGCCCGGCAACTGGATTTGTATGAGACGCTCGCTCCGCTGCTGAGCCGGCACGGCGACCTCGGCAGCAAGCTGGAAGCACTGGCAGAGGCGCTGTGCCAGCACGGTTACGCCGCCCGCGCTTATCAGGAAGGTGGACAGTGGTACCTTTCGCAGCGCAACTGCCCCGCGCCCGCCGTCGCCAAAGCTTTTCCCGAACTGTGCCAGACCGAGCTGAACCTTTACCGCGAACTGCTGGGCGTGCCGATCAGCCGTGAAGCGCGGCTCTCCTGCGGCGCGGCGGAGTGCCGCTACAAGGTCGGCTGA
- a CDS encoding 2'-5' RNA ligase family protein has product MGLYSVVAWPTAELAEWLSALQRRLGVRSYGEAHLNLRAPFEYAGDPKDLICDVRRSLAGVPPFQVEFLHWRRFPHVIFLEYALSVPLHGLHQRLIQVPGAPPSSYDGERFIPHVSLAIGVVDWAEESIWNTLKDLRPPQSSFEVQAASLTKEAGGELREVRTFPLGYNAASQREQEQ; this is encoded by the coding sequence GTGGGCCTTTACAGTGTGGTGGCGTGGCCTACCGCCGAGCTCGCCGAGTGGCTCAGCGCTTTGCAGCGGCGACTGGGCGTGCGCAGTTACGGCGAGGCACACCTGAATTTACGCGCTCCCTTCGAGTACGCCGGCGATCCTAAAGACCTCATTTGCGATGTGCGCCGCAGCTTGGCGGGCGTGCCGCCGTTTCAGGTGGAATTTTTGCACTGGCGGCGTTTTCCGCACGTCATCTTTTTGGAATATGCTCTCAGCGTGCCGCTGCACGGCCTCCACCAGCGCCTCATTCAGGTGCCGGGCGCTCCGCCGAGCAGCTATGACGGTGAGCGCTTCATTCCGCATGTCTCGCTGGCCATCGGGGTGGTGGACTGGGCCGAGGAGAGCATCTGGAACACGCTTAAAGACCTTCGCCCGCCGCAGAGCAGCTTTGAAGTGCAGGCCGCTTCACTGACCAAGGAAGCGGGCGGGGAGCTGCGCGAGGTGCGAACTTTTCCGCTGGGCTACAACGCAGCGAGTCAGCGTGAGCAAGAGCAGTAA
- a CDS encoding Brp/Blh family beta-carotene 15,15'-dioxygenase — protein MLRQAQPLNVPALTGEREGRFASALLLLPWLATGLLIVGWQFVPGLLSRFIYAPLLLSVVLLGLPHGALDHLVPTRLGWRWAQRFWPVLGYNLLYAGLAGALLLCWKVWPMWAFWGFLVVTVLHWGQGDLHFLETSLGRRRTNVLSAPLTLLLRGSLTVVLPLLIFPEWFQRLENGAARAFGTPLAAGPLLPASWTAALWVLFAALLLAAGLDTWRSSPKRLLELGEVGLLLALFATVPPPLAIGSYFCLWHAWRHLGRLLALPAGPPALSEIAGAGKNTDSRMELTLGVLPKEDTVAAGHTTSHRELSRLALHLLPITLLALLLLLGLYLWAAPRIHDAETFAALYLALIAALTGPHALLVALMDWPGKRSTG, from the coding sequence ATGCTCAGACAAGCACAACCCCTGAATGTACCGGCGCTCACCGGCGAGCGCGAAGGCCGCTTTGCTTCGGCGCTGCTCCTGCTGCCCTGGCTGGCCACCGGCCTGCTGATCGTGGGCTGGCAATTCGTGCCGGGCCTGCTGAGCAGATTCATCTACGCGCCGCTGCTCCTGAGCGTGGTGCTGCTGGGCTTACCCCACGGTGCGCTGGATCATCTGGTGCCGACCCGTTTGGGATGGCGCTGGGCACAGCGGTTCTGGCCGGTGCTGGGGTACAATTTGCTTTACGCTGGGCTGGCGGGAGCGCTGCTGCTGTGCTGGAAAGTCTGGCCGATGTGGGCGTTCTGGGGCTTTTTGGTGGTGACGGTGCTGCACTGGGGCCAAGGCGATTTGCATTTTCTGGAAACGTCGCTGGGCCGCCGCCGAACCAACGTTTTAAGCGCTCCGCTGACGCTGCTGCTGCGCGGCAGTCTGACGGTGGTGCTTCCGCTGCTGATCTTTCCTGAATGGTTCCAACGGCTCGAGAACGGTGCGGCCAGGGCTTTTGGTACGCCGCTGGCCGCTGGGCCGCTGCTGCCCGCAAGCTGGACAGCCGCGTTGTGGGTGCTGTTCGCCGCGCTCCTGCTGGCGGCCGGCCTGGATACTTGGCGCAGCAGTCCCAAGCGGCTGCTCGAACTCGGCGAGGTGGGGTTGCTGCTGGCGCTGTTCGCAACTGTGCCGCCGCCACTGGCCATAGGCAGTTACTTTTGCCTCTGGCACGCTTGGCGGCATCTGGGGCGACTGCTGGCCTTGCCTGCTGGCCCGCCCGCTCTGTCCGAGATAGCGGGAGCAGGAAAAAACACAGATTCCAGAATGGAGCTGACTCTCGGTGTTCTTCCGAAAGAGGACACAGTGGCCGCAGGACACACCACCTCTCACCGCGAGCTGAGCCGCCTCGCCTTGCACTTGCTGCCGATCACGTTGCTGGCGCTGCTGCTGCTGCTGGGGCTGTACTTGTGGGCCGCCCCGCGAATCCACGACGCGGAGACGTTTGCCGCTCTGTATCTGGCCCTCATCGCTGCGCTGACTGGGCCTCACGCGCTGCTGGTGGCCCTGATGGACTGGCCGGGGAAGCGGTCTACGGGCTAA
- a CDS encoding gamma-glutamyltransferase family protein, producing MNPNNPYPSTRQPVLARGGMVATSQPLAAQAGLFVLREGGSAADAAIATAAALTVLEPTSNGLGGDVFALAWRGGELHGLNASGAAPARWNMDTLGGNPIPRHGWTPVTVPGGVRGWADLHAEFGKLPFARLLEPAIQYARRGYPLSPEVARHWARAAQSYGLLKGPEFAEWFKVFMPQGFTPVAGAVWASEDHARTLERIAESHGADFYDGHTARAIDDASRQAGGFLSADDLAQHASEWVTPISAAYQDHEVWEIPPSGQGIAALIALRLLDGMDLPPQRDDPRALHAQIEAIKLAFADAHKLVADQRHSEVPVEFLLSEAHRQMLRQSITDTAHDPQTRPPSSGGTVYLATADGEGNMVSFIQSNYMGFGSGVVVPGTGVALHNRGHNFNVEEGHANRLAPGKRPYHTIIPGFLTRQGQAVGPFGVMGGFMQPQGHVQVVLNTVRSGLNPQAAIDAPRWQWLAGKEIEVEYEMGQPVIRELIRMGHTVRVQTEKASFGRGQIIWRTPEGVLMGGSESRADGQVAAF from the coding sequence ATGAACCCCAATAATCCCTATCCTTCAACTCGTCAACCTGTTTTGGCACGCGGCGGCATGGTCGCCACTTCGCAGCCCCTCGCCGCACAAGCGGGTTTGTTTGTGCTGCGGGAGGGCGGAAGCGCCGCTGACGCCGCTATCGCCACCGCCGCCGCTCTGACCGTACTGGAGCCGACCAGCAACGGCCTCGGCGGCGACGTTTTCGCTTTGGCTTGGCGCGGCGGCGAGCTTCACGGCCTGAACGCCAGCGGCGCGGCTCCGGCCCGCTGGAATATGGACACCCTCGGCGGCAATCCAATTCCCCGTCACGGCTGGACGCCCGTCACCGTGCCGGGCGGGGTGCGCGGCTGGGCCGACCTGCACGCCGAGTTCGGCAAGCTGCCGTTTGCCCGCTTGCTTGAGCCCGCCATTCAGTATGCTCGCCGTGGCTATCCGCTCAGCCCCGAAGTGGCCCGCCACTGGGCGCGGGCGGCGCAGTCGTACGGTTTGCTGAAAGGCCCGGAATTTGCCGAGTGGTTCAAGGTGTTCATGCCGCAGGGTTTCACGCCTGTTGCTGGAGCGGTGTGGGCTTCCGAAGACCACGCCCGCACCCTCGAGCGGATTGCCGAGAGTCACGGAGCCGACTTCTACGACGGCCACACCGCCCGCGCCATAGATGATGCCAGCCGGCAAGCGGGCGGTTTTCTGAGCGCCGACGACCTCGCCCAGCACGCTTCCGAGTGGGTCACGCCGATCAGCGCCGCTTACCAAGACCACGAAGTCTGGGAAATTCCGCCGAGCGGGCAAGGCATCGCCGCTTTGATCGCCCTGCGGCTGCTCGACGGCATGGATTTGCCCCCGCAGCGGGACGATCCCCGCGCCCTTCACGCCCAAATAGAAGCCATCAAACTGGCTTTTGCCGACGCCCACAAATTGGTGGCCGATCAACGCCACAGTGAGGTGCCGGTGGAGTTTTTGCTCTCCGAGGCCCACCGCCAAATGCTGCGTCAGTCCATCACCGACACCGCCCACGACCCCCAAACCCGACCTCCCAGCAGCGGCGGCACGGTCTATCTGGCGACGGCAGATGGTGAGGGCAACATGGTCAGCTTTATTCAGAGCAACTACATGGGCTTTGGCAGCGGCGTGGTGGTGCCCGGCACCGGCGTGGCGCTTCACAACCGGGGTCACAACTTCAATGTGGAAGAAGGACACGCCAACCGCCTCGCGCCCGGCAAGCGCCCTTACCACACCATCATTCCCGGCTTCCTGACCCGGCAGGGCCAAGCGGTGGGGCCGTTCGGGGTGATGGGCGGGTTTATGCAGCCGCAGGGCCACGTGCAAGTCGTTCTCAATACTGTTCGCAGCGGCCTCAATCCGCAGGCGGCCATCGACGCCCCGCGCTGGCAGTGGCTGGCCGGCAAAGAAATTGAAGTGGAATACGAAATGGGCCAGCCGGTGATCCGCGAATTGATTCGGATGGGCCACACCGTGCGGGTACAAACCGAGAAGGCCAGCTTCGGGCGCGGCCAGATCATCTGGCGTACTCCGGAGGGCGTGCTGATGGGCGGCAGCGAAAGCCGCGCCGACGGTCAGGTGGCGGCGTTTTAG
- a CDS encoding ribonuclease HII gives MPAYPPVTPDWSYERAHWRRGFFRVAGVDEAGRGAWAGPLTVAAVILPNNLGDLPFRDSKQLRPAEREELAAEVRRVALAYAVEHAAPEEIDRLNVLGATHAAAMRAIARLDPRPQALVTDYLKLPTDLPYSAPARADALSYSVAAASLLAKTERDARMLELDAEYPGYGFAAHKGYGTSQHRRALAELGVSSVHRRTFGPIARLLEPRLLEE, from the coding sequence GTGCCTGCTTACCCGCCCGTCACTCCCGATTGGAGCTATGAGCGTGCCCACTGGCGGCGCGGCTTTTTCCGGGTGGCTGGTGTAGATGAAGCTGGACGCGGCGCGTGGGCCGGCCCGTTGACGGTGGCGGCGGTGATTTTGCCGAATAACCTGGGCGATTTGCCGTTCCGCGACAGCAAGCAGCTTCGCCCCGCCGAGCGCGAGGAACTGGCCGCCGAGGTGCGCCGCGTGGCGCTGGCCTACGCCGTCGAACACGCCGCGCCCGAAGAAATTGACCGACTCAACGTGCTGGGAGCCACCCACGCCGCCGCCATGCGGGCCATTGCCCGCCTTGATCCTAGGCCGCAGGCGCTCGTTACCGATTACCTCAAGCTTCCCACCGACTTGCCGTACTCGGCCCCGGCCCGCGCCGACGCGCTGAGCTATTCGGTGGCGGCGGCCTCGCTGCTCGCCAAAACGGAGCGCGACGCGCGGATGCTGGAGCTGGACGCCGAGTATCCGGGCTACGGCTTCGCGGCGCACAAGGGCTACGGCACCTCGCAGCACCGGCGGGCGCTGGCCGAGTTGGGTGTCAGCTCTGTTCACCGCCGCACGTTTGGGCCGATTGCGAGGTTGTTGGAGCCGCGTTTGCTCGAAGAGTGA
- a CDS encoding phosphohydrolase, which translates to MSDQKFTLNVSGGALHDVATRRKAAPRAVEFATPRAKLIEEADRAIRADLAEFPRALAAYDALQSDPEALADWDMANYITMRKLGYNDHGRVHAFITGAASLAILELLLEGGVKPDIIESGIGEVDDVYLTIILGTMLHDIGNQIHRASHEQHGVMLALPIIDRILKPIYEDVFKRTKIRSFILGCVNCHDLNPPPLTIEAGITAVADGTDITKGRGRKAFALGSVDIHSISALAVDQVVIERGQNKPVRINVTMNNSGGIFQVEEVLAPKVIRTPLSKYVELHARTRPQGDEQIVSRVRLESDHFVVDLDGGETVDVGVKDSQLEAAQAVAGSLGTGVESH; encoded by the coding sequence ATGAGTGACCAGAAATTTACCCTCAACGTCAGCGGCGGTGCGCTGCATGACGTGGCAACCCGCCGCAAAGCTGCGCCCAGAGCCGTTGAATTTGCCACGCCCCGCGCCAAGCTGATCGAAGAAGCCGACCGCGCCATTCGCGCCGACCTCGCCGAGTTTCCCCGCGCTCTGGCTGCTTACGACGCTTTGCAAAGCGATCCCGAAGCGCTGGCCGATTGGGACATGGCCAATTACATCACCATGCGCAAACTCGGCTATAACGATCACGGGCGGGTTCACGCTTTTATCACCGGCGCGGCCAGCCTCGCCATCCTGGAACTGCTGCTCGAAGGCGGCGTCAAGCCCGACATCATCGAGAGCGGCATCGGCGAAGTGGACGACGTGTACCTGACCATCATTCTCGGCACCATGCTGCACGACATCGGCAATCAGATTCACCGCGCCTCGCACGAGCAGCACGGCGTGATGCTGGCGCTGCCGATCATCGACCGCATCCTGAAACCCATCTACGAAGACGTATTCAAACGCACTAAGATTCGCAGCTTTATTCTGGGCTGCGTCAACTGCCACGACCTCAACCCGCCGCCGCTGACCATCGAAGCGGGCATCACGGCAGTGGCCGACGGTACCGACATCACCAAGGGGCGCGGGCGCAAGGCTTTTGCGCTGGGCAGCGTGGACATTCACTCGATCAGCGCTTTGGCGGTCGACCAGGTCGTCATCGAGCGTGGGCAAAATAAGCCGGTGCGGATCAACGTGACCATGAACAACTCCGGTGGCATTTTTCAGGTGGAAGAAGTGTTGGCCCCCAAAGTCATTCGTACGCCGCTGAGCAAGTATGTGGAGCTTCACGCCCGCACCCGCCCGCAGGGAGACGAGCAGATTGTCAGCCGGGTGCGCTTAGAAAGTGATCATTTCGTGGTGGATCTGGACGGCGGCGAAACAGTTGACGTTGGGGTCAAAGACAGTCAACTGGAAGCTGCGCAGGCGGTGGCCGGGTCGCTGGGCACCGGCGTGGAGAGCCATTAG
- a CDS encoding enoyl-CoA hydratase/isomerase family protein: MLDELDFNTLVIDQHGDLAVLTINRPQALNALSGETLIELVEAVEAIAENAEIAALIITGGGDKAFVAGADIGELSRLEGVYAGREASLGGQNVMHEIASLPFPTIAAINGYALGGGLELALACDVRVASHTAKLGLPEVTLGLIPGYGGTQRLARLVGPGRALDMMMTGRQVGADEALQMGLVNYLAENPLEKAREVAQMMTKNAPIALSLIKEAVRRGLTGSLEEGLEIEADLFGMAAATADFKEGTAAFLAKRKANFQGE; the protein is encoded by the coding sequence ATGCTAGATGAACTGGATTTTAATACGCTGGTGATCGACCAACACGGCGACCTCGCCGTGCTGACCATCAACCGCCCGCAGGCGCTCAACGCCCTCAGCGGCGAAACCCTGATCGAACTCGTTGAAGCGGTAGAAGCCATTGCCGAAAACGCGGAGATCGCCGCCCTCATCATCACTGGCGGCGGTGACAAGGCGTTTGTGGCCGGAGCCGATATCGGCGAACTGAGCCGCTTGGAAGGCGTTTATGCCGGGCGCGAAGCTTCGCTGGGCGGGCAAAACGTGATGCACGAAATTGCCTCGCTGCCGTTTCCGACGATTGCGGCCATTAACGGCTACGCGCTGGGCGGCGGCTTGGAACTGGCGCTGGCCTGCGACGTGCGGGTGGCCTCGCACACGGCCAAGTTGGGATTGCCGGAAGTCACGCTGGGTCTGATTCCCGGCTACGGCGGCACCCAGCGCCTCGCCCGCTTGGTGGGGCCGGGCCGGGCGCTCGACATGATGATGACGGGCCGCCAGGTCGGGGCCGACGAAGCCTTGCAAATGGGTCTGGTGAATTATCTGGCCGAAAACCCGCTGGAAAAAGCCCGTGAAGTCGCTCAGATGATGACCAAAAACGCGCCGATTGCCCTCTCGCTCATCAAAGAAGCGGTGCGGCGCGGCTTGACCGGCAGCCTGGAAGAAGGTCTAGAAATCGAAGCGGACTTGTTCGGGATGGCGGCGGCGACTGCCGATTTCAAAGAAGGCACGGCGGCTTTCTTGGCCAAGCGCAAAGCCAATTTTCAAGGCGAGTAA
- a CDS encoding collagen-like triple helix repeat-containing protein: protein MKKFVMIAATMALALGVAGAQDTAPVTSATVTNFTDIPAGHWAKDAVDLITQKGLIQGFPDGTFRGNENLTRYQAALIFARLLQTGALTQAAPALSAEDLATITKGMQDVSTELAAIGSRVDDLEKASTDQQGRVTALEDKIAAMDSATTDTSSVDELTSRIDALEAAMQNMPEGPAGPAGADGAAGPVGPAGPAGAQGPAGPQGPAGPAGSTANVDALTARVSALEARGTTSTTTNSTVTTTPATPATTVVIGDTMGSDMTMMADDQSNSGLYVGVSTGAIFSGEKGSAFGKSVPFVSSFGATVGASKVLFGLGVRANVDYVPQTQAIQADVNAMYALGVGRLSPYVGAGFGLSSSAVSATDSTKATDYYVNGIIGADFKVVGNLSAFGEFDGKYYLSNKGSGTNNTDAAATSTSKSFSPAAKIGLKYYF from the coding sequence ATGAAAAAATTTGTAATGATTGCTGCAACGATGGCCCTTGCTTTGGGAGTCGCCGGCGCACAAGACACCGCGCCTGTAACCAGCGCGACGGTCACCAACTTTACCGACATTCCTGCCGGTCACTGGGCCAAAGACGCCGTCGACCTGATTACCCAAAAGGGCCTGATTCAGGGCTTCCCCGACGGCACCTTCCGGGGCAATGAGAACCTGACCCGTTATCAGGCCGCCCTGATCTTTGCCCGCTTGCTGCAAACCGGCGCACTGACTCAGGCCGCTCCCGCACTGAGCGCCGAAGACCTGGCCACCATCACCAAGGGCATGCAGGACGTCTCCACCGAGTTGGCCGCCATCGGCAGCCGTGTGGACGACCTCGAAAAAGCCTCCACCGATCAGCAAGGCCGCGTCACCGCGCTCGAAGATAAAATCGCAGCGATGGACAGCGCAACGACCGACACCAGCAGTGTGGATGAGCTCACCTCGCGCATTGACGCCTTGGAAGCTGCCATGCAGAACATGCCCGAAGGCCCCGCCGGCCCCGCTGGCGCTGACGGCGCAGCTGGCCCTGTCGGCCCGGCTGGCCCCGCCGGAGCGCAAGGCCCCGCTGGCCCACAAGGCCCGGCTGGCCCCGCTGGCAGCACCGCCAACGTGGACGCCCTGACTGCCCGCGTTTCCGCGCTGGAAGCACGCGGCACCACCAGCACCACCACCAACAGCACCGTCACCACCACGCCCGCCACCCCAGCGACCACCGTTGTAATCGGCGACACCATGGGCAGCGACATGACCATGATGGCCGACGATCAGAGCAACAGCGGCTTGTATGTGGGCGTCAGCACCGGCGCAATCTTCAGCGGCGAGAAAGGCAGTGCCTTTGGCAAGAGCGTACCGTTTGTCAGCAGCTTCGGCGCGACCGTCGGCGCGAGCAAAGTCCTCTTTGGGCTGGGCGTGCGGGCCAACGTGGACTATGTTCCCCAGACCCAGGCCATTCAGGCTGATGTCAACGCCATGTACGCCTTGGGCGTGGGCCGCTTGTCGCCCTACGTCGGCGCGGGCTTCGGCCTGAGCAGCAGCGCCGTCAGCGCCACCGACAGCACCAAGGCCACCGATTACTACGTCAACGGCATCATCGGAGCCGATTTCAAAGTCGTCGGCAACCTGAGCGCCTTCGGCGAGTTCGACGGCAAGTACTACCTGAGCAACAAGGGCAGCGGCACCAACAACACCGACGCGGCCGCCACCTCGACCAGCAAGTCCTTCTCGCCCGCCGCCAAGATCGGCCTGAAGTACTACTTCTAA
- a CDS encoding LysR family transcriptional regulator: MSNEKLPKAAPRFAELPTEGRSAITLAQLRLFVAVSDEGSFSAAAAGLGMSQSSLSEGVRALEAALGHSVLLRTRSGVTLTPAGQQVIGYARDALMAVQDLQLAANPSRTLSGQLTVTTYRSIGQQLLAPALGRLHAAHPDLHIRVLDAVRDGAGGVKFISSGEADVGLIEAPSDPGLLFEALLRDPYLAVLPAKQAGPLTWESLKAQPLLLPPLSSPANQPVLAFLRRHQALSRNITEVDEDDVILSMVEYGLGITIFPRLAIGTLSRSLTTAALPEPLERVIGLVIRPGRAALPHVRALSEAVRAQLAERKTEESGV; this comes from the coding sequence GTGTCCAACGAGAAACTGCCCAAAGCCGCCCCTCGCTTTGCCGAACTGCCCACTGAGGGCCGTTCCGCCATCACTTTGGCGCAGCTGCGGCTGTTCGTGGCCGTCTCGGACGAGGGCAGTTTTTCGGCGGCTGCGGCGGGGCTGGGCATGTCGCAAAGCAGCCTCAGCGAAGGCGTCAGGGCGCTGGAAGCGGCGCTGGGCCACAGCGTTTTGCTGCGAACCCGCAGCGGCGTGACCCTGACGCCCGCTGGGCAGCAGGTGATCGGCTACGCCCGCGACGCCCTGATGGCGGTGCAAGATTTGCAACTGGCGGCCAATCCCTCGCGTACCCTCAGCGGTCAACTGACGGTCACTACTTACCGCAGCATCGGTCAGCAGTTGTTGGCTCCGGCGCTGGGCCGCCTGCACGCTGCCCACCCCGATTTGCATATTCGGGTGCTGGACGCGGTGCGCGACGGCGCGGGCGGCGTCAAATTCATCAGCAGCGGTGAGGCCGATGTGGGCCTGATCGAAGCGCCCAGCGACCCCGGACTGCTTTTCGAAGCCTTGTTGCGCGACCCTTACCTCGCCGTGCTGCCTGCCAAGCAGGCTGGGCCGCTGACCTGGGAAAGTCTCAAGGCCCAGCCGCTGCTACTGCCGCCGCTCAGCAGTCCGGCCAATCAACCGGTGTTGGCATTTTTGAGGCGGCACCAAGCGCTCAGCCGCAACATCACCGAAGTCGACGAAGACGACGTGATTCTCTCGATGGTCGAGTACGGACTGGGCATCACTATTTTTCCGCGCTTGGCGATTGGTACACTGAGCCGCTCACTGACCACTGCCGCGCTGCCCGAACCGCTCGAACGGGTCATCGGGCTGGTCATCAGGCCGGGCCGCGCCGCTTTGCCGCATGTTCGGGCGCTCTCTGAAGCGGTACGCGCTCAGTTGGCGGAGCGCAAAACAGAGGAGTCGGGAGTTTAA
- a CDS encoding helix-turn-helix domain-containing protein, whose amino-acid sequence MGRRKQWVVQLSDDERQQLTDMTRKGVHSARVVARARLLLLSDRGLLDRDVAERQGVSSATVASIRKKYTEGGLQAALHEKARPKQPPKLNAQRTAILIAEVCSSPDGREKWTMQLLADRLVTLGVVDSISDETVRRTLKKTHSNRGRFKVGVSPR is encoded by the coding sequence ATGGGACGACGGAAACAGTGGGTTGTGCAGCTGAGCGACGATGAGCGGCAGCAACTGACGGACATGACTCGGAAAGGCGTGCACAGTGCGCGGGTCGTGGCCCGCGCACGCCTCCTGCTCCTGAGCGACAGAGGCCTGCTGGATCGGGACGTGGCCGAGCGCCAAGGCGTGAGTTCTGCCACCGTCGCGTCGATCCGCAAGAAGTACACCGAGGGCGGCCTCCAGGCTGCCCTCCACGAGAAAGCACGGCCCAAACAGCCGCCCAAACTGAACGCGCAGCGGACGGCGATCTTGATCGCCGAAGTGTGCTCGAGTCCCGACGGCCGGGAGAAATGGACGATGCAACTGCTGGCCGATCGTCTGGTGACCCTGGGTGTGGTGGACAGCATCAGTGACGAGACCGTACGGAGAACACTGAAAAAAACGCACTCAAACCGTGGCAGGTTCAAAGTTGGTGTGTCGCCCAGGTAG